The following coding sequences are from one Paenibacillus tundrae window:
- the ade gene encoding adenine deaminase, translating to MADCVPDLVATARGDLPATLVIRGGTLVNVISGEILEGMSVAVQGARIAYVGKDVSHTIGEHTRIIEAKGKYIAPGLLDGHCHIESTQMKVTEFARAVLPSGTTGGFFDPHEISNVLGLQGLRMMLDEARTTPMAAYMQVASCVPSTHPGLETTGAHIGPEEVAEALSWGPDMIGLGEVMNFPGVVYGDETMIGEIQATLRAGKVADGHFTWAADDWRLPAYAASGVTGDHECVTKEDVVERLRLGMYAKMRQGSAWHDVAETIKACTELGLDTRRMMLVTDDRSSESLLKEGHMDFVVRLAISQGVKPVTAFQMATINTAERFGVARDIGAIIPGNMADIILLDGRLADVRVGMTIAAGQVVAENGQMTAVWDNFIYPEEALNTVKLEPTITPEQMELAAPIEEGTIGAKIIHVTENHVDTKEKHHPVAVQDGRVVVSTTGDVCKIAVLERHKQTGNRAVALVGGIGFTAPAAIAMTVAHDSHNLLIIGNDDALMAEAGNRVIRMQGGVAVVTGSGVTEFPLRIAGLMSTESFEEVAVQSAAVSEALQSVGCTLNNAFMTLSLLALVVIPELRLSDKGLVRISAEGIELVSLFDETTENVNAAPAGS from the coding sequence ATGGCGGATTGTGTACCTGATCTAGTGGCGACAGCACGCGGGGATCTGCCAGCAACATTGGTCATACGTGGCGGGACACTAGTCAACGTAATATCCGGTGAAATTTTAGAAGGTATGTCTGTAGCTGTACAGGGCGCACGGATTGCATATGTCGGCAAAGATGTAAGTCATACGATCGGAGAACACACTCGAATCATCGAGGCGAAAGGCAAGTATATAGCTCCGGGACTACTGGACGGTCACTGCCATATTGAAAGTACGCAGATGAAGGTGACAGAGTTTGCACGAGCCGTGCTTCCGTCTGGTACAACGGGTGGATTCTTTGACCCTCATGAAATCTCCAATGTCCTTGGACTTCAAGGTCTGAGAATGATGCTTGATGAAGCTCGGACGACACCAATGGCTGCCTATATGCAGGTTGCATCATGTGTTCCTTCCACGCATCCAGGACTAGAGACGACTGGCGCTCACATTGGTCCAGAGGAAGTCGCTGAAGCTCTCTCTTGGGGGCCAGATATGATTGGCTTGGGAGAGGTGATGAATTTTCCAGGTGTTGTGTATGGTGATGAAACGATGATTGGAGAGATTCAGGCTACGCTTCGAGCAGGCAAAGTAGCTGATGGACACTTTACCTGGGCAGCAGATGACTGGCGGTTGCCAGCCTATGCGGCTAGTGGAGTAACTGGAGATCATGAATGTGTGACGAAGGAAGATGTGGTTGAACGTCTGCGACTAGGCATGTATGCCAAAATGCGTCAAGGATCAGCTTGGCATGACGTAGCTGAGACGATCAAGGCTTGCACGGAGCTCGGCTTGGATACACGCCGGATGATGCTGGTTACGGATGACCGCAGTTCAGAGTCGTTGTTGAAGGAAGGACATATGGATTTTGTCGTGCGTCTCGCGATTTCACAGGGCGTGAAGCCGGTAACAGCGTTTCAGATGGCAACCATTAATACGGCTGAGCGGTTTGGTGTGGCTCGGGATATTGGCGCAATCATCCCGGGTAATATGGCTGATATTATTTTGCTGGATGGGCGACTCGCGGATGTGCGTGTTGGTATGACGATTGCGGCTGGGCAAGTCGTGGCAGAGAATGGTCAGATGACTGCCGTATGGGACAATTTCATCTATCCTGAAGAGGCATTGAATACGGTAAAATTGGAACCTACCATTACGCCTGAGCAGATGGAACTTGCTGCGCCGATTGAAGAAGGCACGATTGGGGCTAAGATTATCCATGTAACGGAGAATCATGTGGATACGAAGGAAAAACACCATCCTGTTGCTGTACAGGATGGTCGGGTTGTCGTATCTACAACAGGTGATGTATGTAAAATTGCAGTGCTGGAGCGCCACAAACAAACCGGGAACCGGGCTGTAGCTTTAGTTGGAGGTATTGGCTTCACGGCACCAGCGGCCATCGCAATGACGGTAGCTCATGATAGCCATAATCTATTGATCATCGGTAATGATGATGCTTTGATGGCTGAAGCAGGTAACCGGGTCATTCGCATGCAAGGTGGCGTTGCAGTAGTAACAGGTTCAGGAGTGACGGAGTTCCCGTTACGGATTGCCGGATTGATGTCAACGGAGTCCTTTGAAGAGGTGGCTGTTCAATCCGCCGCCGTTAGCGAAGCGTTGCAATCGGTTGGCTGTACACTGAATAATGCATTTATGACCTTATCATTGCTGGCATTGGTTGTCATTCCAGAACTGCGGTTATCTGATAAGGGGTTGGTACGGATCTCCGCAGAAGGGATCGAGCTGGTTTCTTTGTTTGATGAGACAACAGAGAACGTGAATGCTGCCCCGGCTGGTTCGTAA
- a CDS encoding AraC family transcriptional regulator: MERERLREDRVHGDAMYPVSVYPDIQQLDGDIILDCHWHDEMEFTMVTQGSAVFQIDMNTVEVQAGEAIFVNRGEIHVGYLKGTTPCVFSSIVFSAELLGSRTFDTIQEKFIHPLVHKTLVPPNHIKPSDAWGQEILLYLQRIFAEHATSSETCEMTTKAYLYLIFAQMFEHMLPATTNGTLPTGSHDKMERLKSVLSYIHQHYPEALRLKELADEANMSEGHFCRFFKQMVQKSPVDYINYYRVQQACYLLENTDHKIVDIAMDVGFEHLSYFITTFKKHKSTTPSQYRKMFYEKVDVEPMLI, translated from the coding sequence ATGGAACGCGAACGTTTACGAGAGGATCGGGTACACGGAGATGCCATGTATCCTGTTAGTGTATATCCGGATATTCAACAGTTGGACGGTGATATCATTCTTGATTGCCACTGGCATGACGAGATGGAGTTTACTATGGTTACACAGGGAAGTGCGGTCTTTCAGATTGATATGAACACCGTTGAGGTACAGGCTGGGGAAGCCATTTTTGTTAACCGCGGAGAAATTCACGTTGGTTATTTGAAGGGTACTACTCCTTGCGTCTTTTCTTCCATTGTGTTTAGCGCTGAACTGCTAGGGAGTCGCACTTTTGATACGATTCAAGAAAAGTTTATTCATCCGCTCGTTCACAAGACACTCGTGCCTCCCAACCACATCAAGCCTAGCGATGCTTGGGGACAAGAAATCCTGCTGTATTTACAACGCATATTTGCCGAACACGCAACGAGCTCAGAGACATGTGAAATGACCACCAAAGCATATTTGTATCTTATATTTGCACAGATGTTCGAGCACATGCTTCCAGCTACTACTAATGGTACTCTTCCTACAGGCAGCCATGATAAAATGGAACGCTTGAAGTCGGTGCTATCGTACATTCATCAACATTATCCAGAAGCATTAAGGCTGAAGGAATTAGCAGATGAGGCAAACATGAGTGAAGGCCACTTTTGCCGATTCTTCAAACAGATGGTGCAAAAAAGTCCTGTCGATTACATTAATTATTACAGAGTGCAACAGGCCTGCTACCTGCTGGAGAATACCGATCATAAAATCGTAGACATTGCGATGGACGTTGGCTTTGAGCACCTAAGCTACTTTATTACCACGTTCAAGAAACATAAGAGCACCACCCCATCACAGTATCGAAAAATGTTCTATGAGAAAGTTGACGTAGAGCCCATGCTAATCTGA
- the yicI gene encoding alpha-xylosidase, whose translation MKFTDGYWQTREGYHVQNPADIRDIVQKGDSFTVYAATKRIERKGDTLNGTLLKATYSSPMPDVIRVQLNHHKGKVNPGPEFALNTLNTDVKITRDENGAELQSGNLRVTVNKASGWDIGFHYNEKRLTGSGWRGPAYIESATEGAFFREQLELGVGEYVYGLGERFTPFVKNGQVVDIWNEDGGTSSEQAYKNIPFYLSNKGYGVFVNHPEKVSYEIASENVSKVQFSVEGESLEYFIIGGNNPKEVLDNYTKLTGKPALPPAWTFGLWLTTSFTTDYDEATVNHFVDGMAERDLPLSVFHFDCFWMKEYQWCDFEWDEDMFPDPVGMLSRLKDKGLKICAWINPYIAEKSILFDEGMEKGYLVKTADGSVWQWDKWQAGMGLVDFTNPEATDWYKGKLKTLIEQGVDCFKTDFGERIPTDVVYYDGSDPVKMHNYYTFLYNKAVFEVLEENLGKNEAALFARSATVGGQQFPVHWGGDCSSNYSSMAESLRGGLSLGLSGFGFWSHDISGFEKTAEPDVYKRWVQFGLLSSHSRLHGNESYRVPWLFDEEAVDVVRDFTKLKLSLMPYLFNSAVESTVRGLPMMRAMVLEFPEDPTCATIDTQYMFGDSILVAPIFNKEGDVTYYLPEGTWTNYLTGTKVEGGRWVSENHDFKTLPMMIKPNSLIAVGAVDGKPDYDFAQDVSLHLFELADGQQAQAVVVNQGAEQELAVQVSRNGSVLEVTAEGAGKPWSLVLRGLGSVSSVEGGSYVSGEHGVVVTPASDAKQISIQL comes from the coding sequence ATGAAATTTACGGACGGCTATTGGCAAACCCGCGAAGGATATCATGTACAAAATCCTGCGGATATTCGAGATATCGTACAAAAAGGTGATTCCTTTACAGTATATGCAGCAACGAAACGCATTGAACGCAAGGGAGATACGTTGAACGGCACATTGCTCAAAGCAACGTACAGCTCACCGATGCCAGATGTGATCCGGGTACAACTGAACCATCACAAAGGCAAAGTGAATCCTGGTCCCGAATTTGCTCTGAACACATTAAATACGGATGTAAAGATCACTCGTGATGAGAACGGTGCAGAGTTGCAAAGTGGCAACTTACGTGTAACCGTTAACAAAGCAAGTGGTTGGGACATCGGTTTCCACTATAATGAGAAACGTTTGACAGGCAGTGGCTGGAGAGGCCCAGCATACATTGAGTCTGCGACTGAAGGCGCATTCTTCCGCGAGCAGCTTGAGCTTGGAGTTGGGGAATATGTATATGGCTTGGGTGAGCGCTTTACGCCGTTTGTGAAAAATGGTCAAGTCGTGGATATCTGGAATGAAGATGGTGGTACAAGTAGTGAACAAGCGTACAAAAATATTCCATTCTACCTGTCCAACAAAGGATACGGTGTGTTCGTAAACCACCCAGAGAAGGTATCTTATGAGATTGCTTCCGAGAATGTATCTAAAGTACAGTTTAGCGTAGAGGGCGAGTCCCTGGAATACTTCATTATCGGTGGTAACAATCCGAAGGAAGTTCTGGACAACTATACGAAGCTCACTGGCAAACCGGCATTGCCACCGGCATGGACGTTCGGTTTGTGGCTGACAACTTCATTCACAACAGACTATGATGAAGCAACGGTTAATCATTTTGTAGATGGCATGGCTGAACGTGATCTGCCACTTTCCGTATTCCACTTTGACTGCTTCTGGATGAAAGAATACCAATGGTGTGATTTTGAATGGGATGAGGATATGTTCCCAGACCCAGTAGGTATGCTTAGTCGTTTGAAAGACAAAGGTCTCAAAATCTGTGCATGGATTAACCCTTACATTGCTGAGAAATCCATTTTGTTTGATGAAGGTATGGAGAAGGGTTATCTAGTCAAAACAGCAGACGGAAGCGTATGGCAATGGGATAAATGGCAAGCGGGTATGGGTCTCGTAGATTTCACGAATCCAGAAGCTACCGATTGGTATAAAGGTAAATTGAAAACATTGATTGAGCAAGGTGTAGATTGCTTCAAAACGGACTTTGGCGAAAGAATTCCAACGGATGTGGTCTATTACGATGGTTCCGATCCGGTGAAAATGCACAACTATTATACGTTCCTATACAACAAAGCTGTGTTTGAAGTATTGGAAGAGAACCTGGGCAAGAACGAAGCGGCATTGTTTGCACGCTCTGCAACCGTTGGTGGCCAACAGTTCCCTGTACACTGGGGCGGCGATTGTTCTTCCAACTACTCATCGATGGCAGAATCACTGCGCGGTGGATTATCCCTTGGTCTGTCAGGCTTCGGCTTCTGGAGCCACGATATTAGTGGATTCGAGAAAACAGCAGAACCAGACGTATACAAACGCTGGGTACAATTCGGTCTACTCTCATCCCACAGCCGTCTCCATGGTAATGAATCCTATCGTGTACCTTGGTTGTTCGATGAAGAAGCTGTTGATGTGGTGCGTGACTTCACGAAGCTTAAACTTAGCTTGATGCCATATCTGTTCAATTCTGCAGTGGAATCGACTGTTCGGGGATTGCCAATGATGCGTGCAATGGTGCTGGAGTTCCCTGAAGATCCAACATGTGCAACAATTGATACGCAATACATGTTTGGTGATTCTATTCTGGTCGCACCAATCTTCAATAAAGAAGGCGATGTAACATATTACCTACCAGAAGGCACATGGACGAACTATCTGACAGGAACCAAGGTAGAGGGTGGACGTTGGGTTAGCGAGAACCATGACTTCAAAACACTGCCTATGATGATTAAGCCGAACAGTCTTATCGCTGTAGGTGCAGTTGATGGCAAACCAGACTATGACTTCGCTCAAGATGTTTCCTTGCACTTGTTCGAATTAGCTGATGGTCAGCAAGCTCAAGCGGTAGTCGTGAATCAAGGCGCTGAGCAGGAGCTTGCTGTTCAAGTATCACGTAATGGTTCGGTTCTAGAAGTTACCGCAGAAGGTGCGGGCAAACCTTGGAGTCTTGTACTTCGTGGTCTTGGTAGTGTATCCAGTGTTGAAGGTGGCTCCTACGTTTCTGGTGAGCATGGTGTAGTTGTTACGCCAGCATCTGATGCAAAACAAATCTCCATTCAATTGTAA
- a CDS encoding aminoglycoside phosphotransferase family protein, which yields MDSIHSKLHQPITPEMLYTLVEHTFGANTHVKQYGLLQGGLFNTTYRIELDHPKYPDVILRLAPERVQGDGSEHSLLDPLFSFERTMMASEPIIYEYYREQGIPCASVIACDSSGMKIPRTYMFMGFIPSQQLNDSSLLAKDKKELYRQLGAYTATMHTIQADTFGWPQADGTIKGSTRWSEVLTAYAAETAAKAAQAQYMAGVGEEILAILEVNQLVLDQVTEPVLVHNDLWEANVLIHEQQGQLSIAAIIDGDRSMFADREFEAILSTESIDFHEGYGRSLDMSEEGQLRRFIYRLVSAYFNAYVHEHQVNQHEDAQKYQHRTLSLLKEWRERN from the coding sequence ATGGACTCCATTCACTCCAAATTACATCAACCTATTACGCCAGAAATGCTGTACACCTTAGTAGAACATACATTTGGTGCAAATACTCATGTAAAGCAATACGGTCTGTTACAAGGTGGTTTGTTTAACACCACTTATCGTATAGAGCTCGATCATCCTAAGTACCCGGATGTCATTTTAAGATTAGCACCTGAGCGAGTACAAGGAGATGGCAGTGAACATTCACTCCTTGATCCTTTATTTTCATTTGAACGTACCATGATGGCATCTGAACCGATCATCTATGAGTATTATCGCGAGCAAGGCATTCCATGTGCATCGGTTATTGCCTGTGACTCTAGCGGGATGAAAATACCAAGAACGTATATGTTCATGGGATTTATCCCTAGTCAGCAGTTAAATGATTCTTCGTTGTTAGCAAAAGACAAAAAAGAACTTTATCGCCAATTAGGCGCATATACCGCTACAATGCATACCATTCAGGCAGATACATTTGGATGGCCACAAGCAGATGGAACGATAAAGGGGTCTACACGTTGGTCGGAGGTGTTAACAGCCTATGCAGCGGAGACAGCAGCTAAGGCAGCACAGGCACAGTATATGGCTGGAGTAGGCGAAGAAATCTTAGCGATTCTAGAAGTTAATCAACTTGTCTTAGACCAGGTGACGGAGCCAGTTTTAGTTCATAATGACTTATGGGAAGCTAATGTGTTAATCCATGAGCAACAGGGACAGCTAAGTATTGCGGCCATTATTGACGGAGATCGCTCCATGTTTGCTGATCGTGAGTTCGAGGCGATCTTATCGACTGAATCAATCGACTTTCATGAAGGTTATGGACGCTCGCTTGATATGTCTGAAGAAGGACAGTTACGGCGGTTTATTTACCGCCTAGTGTCAGCTTATTTTAATGCCTATGTTCATGAGCATCAGGTCAATCAGCATGAAGATGCACAGAAGTATCAACACAGGACGTTGAGTCTGCTCAAGGAATGGAGAGAACGGAATTAG
- a CDS encoding MFS transporter yields the protein MSDKKWDLVALASIPVIMTLGNSMLIPILPQIERELKVSSFKVSMLITVYAIVAILLIPIAGYLSDRFGRKVVIIPSLIIAAAGGAVAGGAAWLMNGDAAYWVILGGRLLQGIGAAGAFPIVIPLVGDMFSDENEVSKSLGIIETSNTFGKVLSPILGAALAVWLWYLPFMAIPVLCLISLLLVIFLVKTPKKKEKPPTFSEFIASIRNVLKQKGRWLYALFAIGGICMFVIFGVLFYLSETLETEFKLKGVLKGLVLAIPLAALCLASFLAGKWIGKSKTRMKWIGFSGLVILTASLVVMGLWDNIYAVVGLFTLGSAGIGATLPCLDALITEGVDKKQRGTITALFSSMRFIGVSLGPPVISLLIGRAHLLIFGVLAATGAIGGLLTLFAVKPEKSNTGTEDGKQEDEEEENVKETGRVLPKLGKRRSPF from the coding sequence ATGAGTGATAAAAAGTGGGATCTTGTCGCACTTGCTTCTATTCCGGTAATTATGACCTTGGGAAACTCCATGTTAATTCCGATTCTTCCTCAGATAGAGCGTGAATTAAAGGTGTCGTCCTTCAAAGTCAGTATGTTGATTACCGTGTACGCCATTGTTGCTATCCTCCTGATCCCGATTGCCGGATATTTATCTGATCGGTTTGGGCGTAAGGTTGTTATTATTCCCAGCTTGATCATCGCGGCTGCTGGAGGTGCGGTGGCGGGTGGTGCCGCATGGTTAATGAACGGAGATGCCGCTTACTGGGTGATACTCGGAGGCAGGCTATTGCAAGGTATAGGTGCTGCAGGTGCATTCCCCATCGTCATTCCGCTTGTGGGTGATATGTTTAGCGATGAAAATGAAGTCAGCAAGAGCTTAGGCATCATTGAAACATCCAATACCTTCGGTAAAGTATTAAGTCCTATCCTTGGTGCAGCTCTGGCTGTCTGGTTATGGTATTTACCGTTTATGGCAATCCCTGTATTATGTCTCATTTCACTGTTGCTGGTTATCTTCTTGGTGAAAACACCTAAGAAAAAAGAAAAACCTCCTACGTTCTCGGAATTCATCGCTTCTATACGGAACGTGCTCAAGCAAAAAGGTCGTTGGCTCTATGCGCTGTTTGCCATCGGTGGAATCTGCATGTTTGTTATTTTTGGTGTGCTTTTTTATTTGTCTGAGACCTTGGAAACGGAGTTCAAGCTAAAGGGTGTGCTAAAAGGGCTTGTGTTAGCTATTCCATTAGCAGCGCTATGCCTGGCTTCGTTCCTGGCAGGAAAGTGGATTGGCAAGAGCAAAACCCGTATGAAATGGATTGGATTCTCGGGTTTAGTGATTTTGACTGCCTCACTGGTTGTTATGGGGCTATGGGACAATATATATGCTGTCGTAGGTTTATTTACCTTAGGCAGTGCAGGAATCGGTGCAACGTTGCCATGTCTTGATGCATTAATAACCGAAGGTGTGGATAAGAAGCAACGAGGCACGATCACTGCTTTATTCAGTAGTATGCGCTTTATCGGAGTGTCCTTGGGGCCACCTGTCATATCCTTGTTAATTGGACGTGCTCATCTCTTAATCTTCGGCGTACTTGCTGCGACAGGGGCAATTGGTGGTTTGCTTACACTCTTTGCGGTGAAACCTGAGAAAAGTAATACCGGAACAGAAGACGGTAAGCAAGAAGATGAAGAAGAAGAGAACGTGAAAGAGACGGGACGAGTGCTGCCGAAATTAGGAAAAAGAAGAAGCCCATTCTAA
- a CDS encoding MFS transporter: MNTQSTQVKLWTTDFILLMLCNFLLFLQLHMIVSPLPAYVQDRFHANAFEVSLFTCLFALSAIAARLYSAKALEKGLRNTMIYVGLSIALLATLGYYFAAGIVVLLLLRMLFGVGFGMSSTAFPTMASDIVPVKRMGEGMGYFGLSTSLAMSMGPIIGVTLLQGQGFVTLMLCTAGVIAVIYPLSYSLTRKKASQHDQVTHIGAGAVPTSAAKGEKIPFNRKLILPSVLNGLLSITYGGLVGFIVLYGKEANLSNPALFFLFNAIAVLLVRPFAGRLYDQKGPKALLIPGAIFIAIGLIILSYATSMLVLFIAAFIYGVGYGSMQSSLQTWMIQIVAPSQRGMANGMFLNSLDLGIATGALLLGGIASLTSYTDMYRYSVMFMIVFLLIYLVQGKRSGGFTITPHPLLEHTHISPDKEQSSNQTKPSNDSNQH; this comes from the coding sequence ATGAATACACAATCTACACAAGTGAAATTATGGACAACCGATTTTATATTATTAATGCTATGTAATTTTTTGCTGTTTCTGCAGCTGCATATGATCGTCTCTCCACTGCCCGCTTATGTGCAGGATCGTTTTCATGCCAATGCATTCGAGGTCAGTTTGTTCACCTGTCTCTTTGCACTTAGTGCCATTGCTGCAAGACTGTACTCTGCCAAGGCTTTAGAGAAAGGTCTACGGAACACGATGATCTATGTGGGTCTGTCCATCGCTCTATTAGCTACACTGGGCTACTACTTTGCTGCAGGCATTGTAGTTCTGCTATTGCTACGTATGCTATTTGGTGTGGGATTTGGTATGAGCAGTACTGCTTTCCCAACAATGGCATCTGATATTGTTCCGGTTAAACGGATGGGTGAAGGAATGGGCTATTTCGGCTTATCCACAAGTCTTGCCATGTCCATGGGTCCCATTATCGGGGTCACATTGCTGCAAGGCCAAGGATTCGTTACGTTAATGTTATGTACAGCAGGTGTAATTGCTGTCATTTACCCGCTGAGTTATTCGTTAACACGGAAAAAGGCATCTCAGCACGACCAAGTGACACACATAGGAGCAGGAGCAGTTCCTACGTCAGCTGCAAAAGGTGAAAAGATCCCTTTCAATCGTAAATTGATTTTGCCAAGTGTGCTGAATGGCTTATTATCCATCACATATGGGGGACTTGTTGGTTTTATTGTGTTATACGGTAAGGAAGCTAACCTCTCTAATCCCGCACTGTTCTTCCTATTTAATGCAATTGCAGTTCTGCTGGTCAGACCCTTTGCTGGGCGTCTTTATGATCAAAAAGGACCCAAAGCGCTGCTGATTCCTGGAGCGATATTCATCGCGATTGGGTTAATTATTCTTTCGTATGCAACCTCTATGCTGGTGTTATTTATAGCAGCATTTATTTACGGTGTTGGCTATGGCTCCATGCAGTCTTCTCTGCAAACCTGGATGATTCAGATTGTAGCGCCTTCTCAGCGCGGAATGGCCAATGGCATGTTTTTGAATAGTCTTGATTTAGGTATCGCAACTGGTGCTCTATTGCTTGGTGGTATTGCATCCCTCACAAGTTACACGGATATGTATCGCTATTCGGTCATGTTCATGATTGTGTTCCTGCTCATCTATTTAGTTCAAGGCAAGAGAAGTGGCGGCTTCACGATAACCCCTCATCCTCTGCTAGAGCACACCCATATTAGTCCAGACAAGGAGCAATCCTCTAACCAAACTAAACCTTCTAATGATAGCAATCAACATTAA
- a CDS encoding MarR family winged helix-turn-helix transcriptional regulator, with product MDYSLEQSVGFMLGLTHRKAVALLATKFKPYDITTEQFSVLFNIGKGEGVNQKEVALRVFKDQPTTARIIDLLEKKGWVERQTSEQDRRAYLLYLTTEGRTMLDNLVPIEREMNKELAEGIPEDQMEAFKHTLSLINHNL from the coding sequence ATGGATTATTCATTGGAGCAATCCGTAGGTTTCATGTTAGGTTTGACGCATCGCAAAGCAGTTGCACTGCTCGCGACCAAATTCAAACCGTACGACATCACAACAGAGCAGTTCTCTGTTCTGTTCAATATTGGTAAAGGCGAAGGTGTGAATCAGAAGGAAGTCGCCTTGCGTGTGTTTAAGGACCAGCCAACGACTGCCCGTATCATTGATCTTCTGGAGAAGAAGGGATGGGTAGAACGTCAGACAAGTGAACAAGATCGCAGAGCTTACCTACTGTATCTGACAACTGAGGGTCGAACTATGCTGGACAACCTCGTCCCCATCGAAAGAGAAATGAATAAAGAACTTGCTGAAGGTATACCTGAAGACCAGATGGAAGCATTTAAGCATACTCTTTCCCTCATTAATCACAACCTTTAG
- a CDS encoding GerAB/ArcD/ProY family transporter, translated as MNHLTAGQAYRFMFVYLYSEPIAFLLQRLFKMSGYQGWLSTIGGFLISLIFLFFTYRLGALNPDRPWLSFGEDIVGKWVHLFFVGMIALLCLYLVTIDVENFIIFLQSMYLPETPIWVTATLTLLCVSLSARSGIVTIIFMAEGIFLVQVLTSTLLIPTVGSGGNPDVLLALTTHHDLGEIVMGSFSTLPWFSEWMMFLFLAPTVAFRRPLLRSMIFAGITVILFVVFFWIYTLMNFGPYVAASLRYPLLEMIRFARYGDFLDNLDPVLIAIWSTTMFTRSSFLLYVASVCLSKISGVRQQKSVVYLIGGTAAAIVMQYAKDVTAYELATRSYAVPMYTLLIESMPILYVIVHWLRYGKHRKLQPSSTSSS; from the coding sequence ATATCTATACTCTGAACCCATTGCTTTCCTCCTACAACGATTATTCAAGATGAGCGGTTATCAGGGCTGGTTATCCACGATTGGTGGCTTTTTGATCAGCCTCATTTTCTTATTTTTTACATATAGACTCGGAGCCCTTAATCCGGATCGACCTTGGCTGAGCTTTGGAGAAGACATTGTTGGCAAATGGGTACATCTCTTTTTCGTTGGGATGATCGCCTTGTTGTGTTTGTATTTAGTGACGATTGATGTAGAGAATTTCATTATTTTTCTGCAATCGATGTACTTACCTGAGACTCCCATTTGGGTTACCGCAACACTTACTTTGTTATGTGTCAGCTTATCAGCGCGCTCAGGCATAGTGACTATTATTTTCATGGCAGAAGGTATCTTTTTGGTGCAAGTTCTCACATCCACTCTGCTGATCCCAACCGTAGGCAGTGGTGGCAATCCAGATGTACTTCTGGCTCTGACAACACATCATGATCTAGGCGAGATTGTCATGGGTTCTTTTTCTACCCTGCCCTGGTTTTCCGAGTGGATGATGTTTCTGTTTCTCGCTCCGACTGTTGCGTTTAGACGCCCCTTACTGAGGAGTATGATATTCGCGGGAATTACCGTTATTCTGTTTGTTGTTTTTTTCTGGATCTACACACTCATGAACTTTGGTCCTTATGTAGCAGCGAGCCTCCGTTATCCTTTACTTGAGATGATTAGGTTTGCTCGATACGGCGACTTTCTTGATAATCTAGATCCCGTACTGATTGCGATCTGGTCAACCACAATGTTTACACGAAGTTCTTTTTTGTTATATGTCGCCTCTGTGTGTCTGTCCAAAATTAGTGGTGTTAGACAACAAAAGTCGGTTGTGTACTTAATTGGTGGAACAGCCGCTGCCATTGTGATGCAATACGCCAAAGATGTAACTGCATACGAGCTAGCTACACGCTCTTACGCTGTGCCGATGTATACCTTGCTCATCGAATCTATGCCTATACTGTACGTTATTGTTCACTGGCTCCGATATGGTAAACATCGAAAACTTCAACCCTCTTCCACATCATCATCATGA